One genomic region from Spirulina subsalsa PCC 9445 encodes:
- the ruvX gene encoding Holliday junction resolvase RuvX, producing MNRISALGLDVGKRRIGVAGCDGLGLIATGLETIERRSFTEDVARFQAIVQERQVQVLVVGLPYNKEGNIGFQAKQVQKYARRLGDALQLPLEFVDERLTSYEAKEMMKAQNLSPRYHKGLVDRKAAAIILQQWLDCRR from the coding sequence ATGAACAGAATTTCCGCGCTGGGTTTAGATGTTGGTAAACGGCGCATTGGTGTTGCTGGATGTGATGGACTGGGGTTAATTGCCACCGGACTAGAAACCATCGAACGGCGGAGTTTTACCGAAGATGTGGCGCGCTTTCAAGCCATTGTGCAAGAACGTCAAGTTCAGGTGTTAGTGGTGGGTTTGCCCTATAACAAAGAGGGAAACATCGGCTTTCAGGCCAAGCAAGTCCAAAAATATGCTCGGCGCTTAGGAGACGCTTTACAACTGCCCCTAGAGTTTGTGGATGAGCGTTTAACGTCCTATGAGGCAAAGGAAATGATGAAAGCCCAAAATCTCTCCCCCAGATATCACAAGGGCTTAGTAGACCGCAAAGCGGCGGCAATTATTCTCCAACAGTGGTTAGATTGTCGCCGCTAG
- the menB gene encoding 1,4-dihydroxy-2-naphthoyl-CoA synthase codes for MQIDWQVAKNYSDILYHKTDGIAKITINRPHKRNAFRPKTVFELYDAFCDVREDPEIGVVLLTGAGPHTDGKYAFCSGGDQSIRGEAGYIDDQGVPRLNVLDLQRLIRSLPKVVIALVAGYAIGGGHVLHLLCDLTIAADNAIFGQTGPKVGSFDGGFGASYLARIVGQKKAREIWFLCRQYNAQQALDMGLVNTVVPVEQLEAEGVQWAQEILTKSPIAIRCLKAAFNADCDGQAGLQELAGNATLLYYMTEEGSEGKQAFLEKRPPDFRQYPWRP; via the coding sequence ATGCAAATAGACTGGCAAGTTGCCAAAAATTACAGCGACATCTTGTATCACAAAACCGACGGCATCGCCAAAATTACAATTAATCGTCCCCACAAACGCAATGCGTTCCGACCCAAGACGGTTTTTGAGCTTTATGATGCGTTTTGTGATGTCCGTGAAGATCCCGAAATCGGTGTTGTCTTATTGACCGGAGCCGGCCCCCATACCGATGGCAAATATGCCTTTTGTTCCGGGGGAGATCAAAGCATCCGAGGAGAAGCCGGATATATTGACGATCAAGGCGTTCCCCGCCTAAACGTCCTTGACCTACAACGTTTAATTCGCTCCCTACCGAAAGTCGTCATCGCCCTCGTTGCAGGCTATGCCATTGGGGGGGGTCATGTTTTACACCTGCTCTGTGATTTAACCATTGCCGCCGATAACGCCATTTTTGGGCAAACCGGCCCCAAAGTCGGCAGTTTTGACGGGGGATTTGGCGCGTCCTACTTAGCCCGCATTGTGGGGCAGAAAAAAGCCCGAGAAATCTGGTTTCTCTGTCGTCAGTACAACGCCCAACAAGCCCTAGACATGGGCTTAGTGAATACTGTTGTCCCCGTCGAGCAACTGGAAGCAGAAGGAGTCCAGTGGGCGCAGGAAATCCTAACGAAAAGCCCCATCGCCATTCGTTGCCTCAAAGCCGCCTTTAATGCCGATTGTGATGGTCAGGCCGGATTACAGGAGTTAGCAGGCAACGCCACGCTTTTGTATTACATGACCGAAGAAGGCAGCGAAGGCAAGCAGGCCTTTTTAGAAAAACGTCCCCCCGATTTTCGCCAGTATCCTTGGCGGCCGTGA
- a CDS encoding CHAT domain-containing protein, with product MALLSLCLCCLTPSLTMAQGGSFALIEQGLIAYPQNPAEAITLWRQALPQETRNTQALIYHYLSLGYQELGQWQEAEEALREGFRRLPGEGQTVENLAVEAKLFNTQGRFYWLTGWPQQALGAWQRATVAYERVEDSEGVIGSLINQSQGLLFLGFPLEAKAVLKRVEGVLDGLPEGDLKEQGRQSLGRVWRQVGELGQSEAILEQGRSSGNWLELGNTRRVLWERAIALEEKAEVESALNAYQEAFQRATTPLEQVQAQLNQLSLQIAAEQWTEAAQIQASLAPLLAQLPPNHFSLETQLNFAQSLICLQEELNRVSGVPGCRAIPPVQSTPTGVIIGQQLAQGVQRARELGDLRLESAALGQLGELYERNQQYSEAERLTQQALRIAEDRQALDLRYRWEWQLGRLAERQDHPERAIALYKIALKTLDQVRSTLLPVDPNIQFDFRDNIEPIYRRLAELLLEDNPGEENIKEALETIDQLQLVELENFLRCRILPLVPITQNLNHLDDQTALIYPILFKHKMVIIVKFPQQPFKAYWVDKSREEIEDKALYFQDLFIKNEAVSDIIDLGTNLYETLIRPWETELNKQPNLKHLVFILDGALRNIPMSALWDTNHQEYLGQKPYSLSILPNLNVFDLQRAATTKLNVLLLGVSEERRIEDQRFWVLENVEQELEEIAAIFPAKTLLNAEFSKQALQQVLETESFSAIHIASHGKFSSNLENTYVMTYEELLRINTLQALIRTNFERRLTPLEILTLSACQTATGDNRATLGLAGIAVRSGAKTTLASLWQVNDASTRELMTEFYRQLQNPEITKAEALYLAQQKLINHAQYDSPVHWAAYILVGNWY from the coding sequence GTGGCGCTTCTTTCTCTCTGTCTCTGTTGCCTGACTCCCTCTCTCACTATGGCTCAAGGGGGGAGTTTTGCCCTGATTGAACAGGGATTAATCGCCTATCCCCAAAACCCAGCAGAGGCGATTACATTATGGCGGCAAGCTCTCCCCCAAGAGACTCGCAACACTCAAGCGCTGATTTATCATTACCTGTCTTTAGGCTATCAGGAGTTGGGACAGTGGCAGGAGGCGGAAGAGGCACTGAGGGAGGGGTTTCGCCGTTTGCCGGGGGAGGGACAAACTGTAGAAAATCTGGCAGTTGAGGCGAAGTTGTTCAATACTCAGGGGCGCTTCTATTGGCTCACCGGATGGCCTCAGCAAGCCCTAGGAGCGTGGCAAAGGGCGACGGTGGCCTATGAAAGGGTGGAAGACTCGGAGGGGGTGATAGGCAGTTTAATCAATCAATCTCAAGGGTTGCTGTTTTTGGGGTTTCCCTTGGAAGCGAAAGCGGTTTTAAAGCGGGTGGAGGGGGTGTTAGATGGCTTACCGGAGGGGGATTTAAAGGAGCAGGGGCGGCAAAGTTTGGGGCGGGTGTGGCGACAGGTGGGGGAGTTGGGGCAGTCTGAAGCGATTTTAGAACAAGGGAGAAGTAGCGGGAATTGGTTGGAGTTGGGGAATACAAGACGGGTTTTGTGGGAACGTGCGATCGCCTTGGAAGAAAAGGCGGAGGTTGAATCGGCTCTCAATGCCTATCAGGAGGCGTTTCAACGGGCAACAACTCCCCTCGAACAAGTGCAAGCTCAACTCAATCAGTTAAGTCTACAAATTGCAGCCGAACAGTGGACAGAAGCGGCACAAATTCAAGCCTCCCTCGCTCCTTTATTGGCACAACTCCCCCCGAATCATTTCAGTCTAGAAACCCAGTTAAATTTTGCCCAGAGTTTAATCTGTTTACAGGAGGAGTTAAACCGGGTGTCGGGGGTGCCAGGATGTCGGGCTATTCCCCCTGTCCAGTCTACTCCTACAGGGGTCATCATTGGTCAGCAATTGGCGCAAGGGGTACAAAGGGCGCGGGAGTTAGGGGATTTGCGGCTGGAGTCGGCGGCGCTGGGACAGTTGGGGGAATTGTACGAACGGAATCAACAGTATAGTGAGGCGGAACGTTTGACCCAACAGGCTTTAAGGATTGCTGAAGATCGGCAGGCGCTCGACTTGCGGTATCGCTGGGAATGGCAACTGGGGCGGTTAGCGGAACGACAGGATCATCCCGAACGTGCGATCGCCCTCTACAAAATCGCCCTGAAAACACTGGATCAAGTCCGTTCTACTTTATTACCCGTTGACCCTAATATTCAGTTTGATTTTCGGGATAATATTGAGCCAATTTATCGCCGATTAGCAGAACTTTTGCTGGAGGACAATCCGGGGGAGGAAAACATCAAAGAAGCCCTCGAAACCATTGATCAATTGCAATTAGTGGAATTAGAGAATTTTCTCAGATGCCGAATTTTGCCCCTAGTTCCCATTACACAAAATTTGAATCATCTAGATGACCAAACGGCTCTAATCTACCCCATTTTATTTAAGCATAAAATGGTGATTATTGTCAAGTTTCCCCAGCAACCCTTTAAAGCCTATTGGGTTGATAAAAGTCGAGAGGAGATTGAGGATAAAGCATTATATTTTCAAGATTTATTTATTAAAAACGAGGCTGTAAGTGATATCATAGATTTAGGCACTAATCTTTATGAAACCCTAATTAGACCTTGGGAAACTGAATTAAACAAACAGCCCAATCTCAAACATTTAGTCTTCATTTTAGATGGGGCATTAAGAAATATACCAATGTCGGCACTGTGGGATACTAACCACCAAGAGTATTTAGGACAAAAACCTTATAGTCTGTCAATTTTACCGAATCTTAATGTTTTCGACTTACAGCGCGCTGCAACAACTAAGCTTAATGTTTTGTTGTTAGGAGTCAGTGAGGAAAGAAGGATTGAAGATCAACGATTTTGGGTCTTGGAGAATGTCGAGCAAGAACTAGAAGAAATTGCGGCAATTTTTCCCGCTAAGACCTTATTAAACGCAGAATTTTCTAAGCAGGCTTTACAACAGGTATTAGAGACTGAATCGTTTTCGGCCATTCATATTGCCAGTCATGGAAAATTTAGCTCGAACCTAGAAAATACTTATGTGATGACCTATGAGGAACTGTTAAGAATAAACACCCTTCAAGCGTTAATTAGAACAAATTTTGAACGGCGACTCACTCCGTTAGAAATCCTCACCCTGAGCGCCTGTCAAACCGCTACTGGCGACAATCGAGCGACGCTGGGATTAGCGGGAATTGCCGTGCGTTCTGGTGCAAAAACAACCTTAGCCAGTTTGTGGCAAGTCAATGATGCTTCAACTCGGGAGTTAATGACTGAATTTTATCGACAGTTACAAAATCCTGAGATTACTAAAGCCGAAGCTCTATATTTAGCCCAACAAAAATTAATTAATCATGCGCAATATGATTCGCCTGTTCATTGGGCTGCTTATATTTTAGTGGGAAACTGGTATTAA
- a CDS encoding type II toxin-antitoxin system HicB family antitoxin: MNINYILSQYIEEAMSQATYDKLEDGTFVARIPSCKGVIAFAATLRECDQQLRSILEDWILVGVNYPTLPRREDGAS; encoded by the coding sequence GTGAACATCAATTACATTCTCAGTCAATATATTGAGGAAGCAATGTCTCAAGCGACTTACGATAAACTCGAAGATGGTACGTTTGTCGCTCGTATTCCATCATGCAAAGGAGTGATCGCATTTGCCGCAACATTGCGGGAGTGTGATCAGCAATTGCGCTCCATCTTAGAAGACTGGATTTTAGTTGGGGTGAACTACCCCACCCTGCCTAGGCGCGAGGATGGAGCTTCCTGA
- a CDS encoding CHASE2 domain-containing protein → MGRLITLKLDGNLEEQGFRVTLEVGEEQQRPQVERVGFLPGDSQLAQLIDQHWLEKYRPLGAPYGRKLKAKTIDYGGSIQEKRVACQESGQSLRDRLNQWLQSPSFLPISQELLVAFRQDQPLRFLLRTDDPHLQKLPWHLWQVLAQYCPTEPLFSPLSLTSSPPSPPQPRSKLKILVILGHREGINTDIDYDIIQSLPNVDPLFLVEPRRSAINDQLWEQSWDIIFFAGHSETERDTGTGKIYINPRESLTIDELWYGLKTAVNQGLQLAIFNSCDGLGLARRLNDLSIPQMVVMRELVPDQVAHEFLKYFLAAFSEGRRFEQAVQVARERLQGLESEFPCASWLPIVYQNPGVDSLTWDKLLRTPSVSKPPLWRWQWVGVSLLCTALVMGVRATGVLQGWEWAAYDHLLVQRPVEAGDSRLLLVGVTEGDLNQYGNPLPDDILSQVLSKLSAHQPRVMGLNIYRDQPVATGYEALVTEFKQQDNLITSCALGDEYGNEAIAPPPHSPPKQVGYNDLEWDGKHNVIRRILLERSAPIIADYSPCSSNFSFAFQIVQEYLTPQNLEFSLNSENHWQVGNLVLQPLGSHSGGYQNHDPQGYQLLINYRATPELAQSISVQQLLAGSFQPDWIRDRIVLIGVIASSSRDENQTPYGNMRSLHIQAHLVSSLISAVLDKRPLLWALPFWGDVIWVGFWSILGTGLMVYKKHYKMSQFAYGLTLSLTLGVIYGLSWGILVIGGGWLPLIPAILGYLTSGMIIALLPFPQFEK, encoded by the coding sequence ATGGGAAGGCTCATCACGCTCAAACTGGATGGAAACCTAGAAGAACAGGGGTTTCGGGTCACGTTGGAGGTGGGGGAGGAACAACAGCGCCCTCAAGTGGAACGGGTGGGGTTTTTGCCGGGGGATTCTCAGTTAGCCCAATTAATTGACCAGCATTGGCTGGAAAAATATCGTCCTTTGGGGGCACCCTATGGGCGGAAATTGAAGGCTAAAACTATTGATTATGGGGGGTCAATTCAGGAGAAACGGGTAGCTTGTCAGGAGTCGGGGCAGAGTTTGCGCGATCGCCTCAATCAGTGGTTACAATCCCCCTCCTTTCTGCCGATCAGCCAAGAATTATTAGTGGCCTTCCGACAAGATCAACCCCTCCGTTTCCTCCTACGCACAGACGATCCGCACCTGCAAAAACTCCCCTGGCACCTCTGGCAGGTTTTAGCCCAATACTGCCCCACAGAACCCCTCTTTAGCCCCCTCAGTCTCACCTCCAGTCCACCGAGTCCCCCTCAACCCCGTTCTAAGCTGAAAATCCTCGTCATCTTAGGCCATCGGGAAGGGATTAATACCGACATCGACTATGACATTATCCAGAGTTTACCTAATGTAGATCCCCTGTTCTTAGTTGAACCCCGACGCAGTGCCATTAATGACCAACTCTGGGAACAGTCCTGGGATATTATCTTTTTTGCTGGACACAGTGAAACCGAGCGAGACACCGGAACCGGGAAAATTTATATTAACCCCCGTGAAAGTTTAACCATTGATGAGTTATGGTACGGCTTGAAAACTGCCGTTAATCAAGGGTTACAGTTAGCCATTTTTAACTCCTGTGATGGGTTAGGATTAGCCCGTCGTCTCAATGATCTATCTATCCCCCAAATGGTGGTCATGCGGGAGTTAGTACCGGATCAAGTCGCCCATGAATTCCTGAAATATTTCTTGGCCGCTTTTTCCGAGGGCAGACGCTTTGAACAAGCGGTACAAGTGGCCAGAGAGCGCCTACAGGGGTTAGAAAGCGAGTTTCCCTGTGCCAGTTGGTTGCCGATTGTCTATCAAAATCCCGGGGTAGATTCCCTAACGTGGGATAAACTCCTACGCACTCCCAGCGTCTCGAAACCCCCCCTTTGGAGATGGCAGTGGGTGGGGGTGAGTCTCCTTTGTACGGCCTTGGTGATGGGGGTGCGAGCTACTGGGGTATTGCAAGGATGGGAATGGGCGGCCTATGATCATCTATTGGTACAGCGCCCGGTGGAAGCGGGGGATTCCCGTTTATTGTTGGTGGGAGTGACGGAGGGGGATTTGAACCAATATGGGAATCCTTTACCGGATGATATTTTAAGCCAAGTTTTGAGTAAACTTAGCGCCCATCAACCGCGAGTGATGGGTTTAAATATTTACCGGGATCAACCTGTTGCTACTGGATACGAGGCACTGGTGACAGAGTTTAAACAACAGGATAACTTAATTACGAGTTGTGCTTTGGGGGATGAATACGGAAACGAGGCGATCGCACCCCCTCCCCACAGTCCTCCCAAACAAGTGGGGTACAATGACCTTGAATGGGATGGTAAACACAATGTAATCCGCCGGATTTTATTAGAGCGCAGCGCCCCCATCATCGCAGATTATTCCCCCTGTTCCAGTAACTTTTCCTTTGCGTTTCAAATCGTCCAAGAATACCTAACTCCACAAAACCTAGAGTTTTCCCTCAACTCCGAAAACCATTGGCAAGTAGGTAATCTTGTTTTACAACCGTTAGGTTCTCATAGCGGAGGATACCAAAATCATGACCCTCAAGGCTATCAATTGCTCATCAACTATCGAGCTACCCCCGAACTGGCTCAATCCATCTCAGTACAACAGCTTTTAGCAGGATCTTTTCAACCGGACTGGATCAGAGATCGTATTGTTTTAATTGGTGTCATTGCGTCTAGTAGTCGAGATGAAAATCAAACACCCTACGGCAATATGCGGAGTTTACATATACAAGCTCATCTTGTTAGTTCCCTCATTAGTGCAGTCCTAGATAAACGTCCTCTGTTGTGGGCTTTACCCTTCTGGGGGGATGTCATTTGGGTTGGATTTTGGTCAATTTTAGGCACAGGTTTAATGGTTTATAAAAAACATTACAAAATGTCTCAATTTGCTTATGGATTAACCCTCAGTTTAACCCTAGGGGTTATCTATGGTCTTTCTTGGGGAATCCTAGTAATAGGGGGAGGATGGTTGCCCTTGATTCCCGCTATTCTAGGTTATTTAACCAGTGGAATGATTATCGCCTTGCTTCCCTTCCCACAATTTGAAAAATAG
- a CDS encoding DsbA family protein — protein MIHTLLRPVLITLLTLCLWLSNFGLLVPTSAAMAAQIDSQFESKVLEVIRQNPEVIIESLQVYQARQQAIQQQQQQAVLDGMKANPSGIIGSSPTRGAAEQDVVMVMFSDFQCPFCAEAHKTLKSFIRQHQDRVTFVYKHLPLTQIHDQAYPAALAAWAAHQQGKFWDYHDALFEQQDQLGEALYIKIARRLGLNLEQFNGDRNSEAAERAIAEDVQLAQSLGLRGTPFFAINGEPIPGAVSLQDFEAVLARVLN, from the coding sequence ATGATTCACACCCTACTGCGCCCCGTCTTGATCACCCTCCTAACCTTGTGTCTGTGGTTGAGTAACTTCGGCCTCCTTGTCCCCACATCAGCCGCTATGGCTGCCCAAATTGACTCCCAATTTGAAAGCAAAGTGCTAGAGGTCATCCGCCAAAACCCCGAAGTGATCATTGAATCCCTCCAAGTCTATCAAGCGCGGCAACAGGCTATTCAACAGCAACAACAGCAGGCGGTTTTAGACGGCATGAAAGCCAATCCTAGCGGAATTATTGGCTCATCACCGACCCGTGGGGCGGCGGAACAAGATGTCGTGATGGTGATGTTCTCTGACTTTCAATGTCCTTTTTGTGCAGAAGCTCATAAAACTCTAAAATCTTTTATCCGACAACATCAAGATCGGGTGACGTTTGTTTATAAACACCTCCCGCTTACCCAAATTCATGATCAAGCTTATCCGGCGGCTTTAGCGGCTTGGGCAGCCCATCAACAGGGGAAATTCTGGGACTATCATGATGCCCTGTTTGAACAACAAGATCAACTGGGAGAAGCGTTGTATATCAAGATAGCCCGTCGTTTGGGTTTAAATCTAGAACAGTTTAATGGCGATCGCAACAGTGAAGCCGCCGAACGTGCCATTGCAGAAGATGTCCAACTCGCCCAAAGTTTAGGACTACGCGGCACCCCCTTCTTTGCCATCAACGGAGAACCCATCCCCGGAGCCGTTTCCCTACAAGATTTTGAAGCTGTCCTAGCCCGAGTGCTAAATTGA
- a CDS encoding adenylate kinase family protein, translated as MRLILLGGPGSGKGTQLRNLSQHLQLAGISVGDVLRQAIASQTFLGVKAQPYVERGELVPDPLMIQLMRLRFLQPDLGTEHKGWILEGYPRTAFQAEELDFVLDDFGQFLDSAIYLKIDETAMRERSLARSRADDSPEILNKRISLFHQRTIPILEYYGRRQKLLILNAEKSVEEVTQEILQKLELLTKG; from the coding sequence ATGAGATTAATTCTATTAGGTGGCCCAGGATCGGGAAAGGGGACTCAATTACGCAACTTGAGTCAACACTTGCAACTGGCAGGGATTTCGGTGGGGGATGTGTTACGACAGGCGATCGCATCTCAAACCTTTTTAGGGGTGAAAGCCCAGCCCTATGTGGAACGAGGGGAATTAGTTCCCGATCCATTAATGATTCAGTTAATGCGTCTGCGCTTCCTTCAGCCCGATTTAGGAACAGAACATAAAGGCTGGATTTTAGAAGGTTATCCCCGCACCGCTTTTCAAGCCGAAGAATTAGATTTTGTCCTTGATGACTTTGGACAGTTTCTCGATTCTGCGATTTATTTAAAAATCGATGAAACAGCCATGCGAGAGCGTTCTTTAGCCAGATCCCGCGCTGACGATAGCCCAGAAATCCTCAATAAACGGATTAGCTTATTCCATCAACGGACGATCCCCATCTTGGAATACTATGGTCGTCGGCAAAAACTCTTAATCCTCAATGCAGAAAAATCAGT
- a CDS encoding DUF928 domain-containing protein produces the protein MKLLKLSLVLVLLSFLSDSALNAQILYSQNSSSSSSSNRGTPPTRRGPGGTRPPGSPLGDCPTTEHEISVIAPPNFHGITTVEHPILWVYIPYTRDQIHEINFRVENRDPNPQNRKTIYRNTITSLEQSGIIGIPLYPETPFLNNQVYEWVFVLNCSEKRRGIPHDIRLNSLITKMPVTEPNTDYFSYDIVTNTVQAILENNGTFADDPTWQALLKELELEHLIGENVILLSPE, from the coding sequence ATGAAATTACTCAAACTTTCCCTAGTTTTGGTCTTACTGTCTTTTCTTTCGGACTCTGCTCTGAATGCCCAAATACTATACAGTCAAAACTCGTCTTCTTCTTCCTCATCTAATCGAGGAACCCCCCCAACAAGAAGAGGCCCTGGTGGTACTCGTCCCCCCGGTTCTCCCCTAGGAGACTGTCCCACTACCGAGCATGAAATTAGCGTAATTGCTCCACCCAACTTTCACGGAATTACTACAGTAGAACATCCGATTTTATGGGTTTATATTCCTTACACCCGCGACCAAATTCATGAGATTAACTTTCGCGTAGAAAATCGAGATCCTAATCCTCAAAATCGCAAAACAATTTACAGAAATACTATTACTTCTCTCGAACAATCTGGCATTATTGGCATTCCGTTATACCCTGAAACACCTTTTTTAAACAATCAAGTCTATGAGTGGGTTTTTGTCTTAAATTGTAGCGAAAAAAGACGCGGAATCCCCCATGATATCCGCTTAAATTCGTTGATAACAAAAATGCCAGTGACGGAGCCAAATACTGATTATTTTTCCTATGATATTGTCACCAACACAGTACAGGCAATTCTAGAGAATAACGGTACATTTGCCGATGATCCCACATGGCAAGCTCTGCTGAAAGAATTAGAATTAGAACACTTAATTGGAGAAAATGTCATCCTATTGTCCCCAGAATAA